One part of the Tunicatimonas pelagia genome encodes these proteins:
- a CDS encoding glycoside hydrolase family 2 protein yields MLSKIVYLFAYFSIQLLSVSALSQDIPLPEHPRPDFERPQWQNLNGTWQFAFDSLNQGLSEQWFAENKAFDEKITVPFPWGSPLSGVEDQADIAWYQREMTVDPAWQGQRTFIVIGASDWQTDVWLDGQHVGKHQGGYVPFSFELTEHLTYGQPQQLVIRVDDAPRAFALRGKQLYGNAKGIWQTVYLEARGSDYLDQVQFTPGIDRQKVIVTAYLPDYAQRDIPLSLRIATESEPIRIDTLISAGQEQIEFSVPIPQPRLWSLNDPYLYTAEVTLGTDTVRTYFGMRTISIENLPGTDYPYVALNGQPVYLQMALDQAYHPEGFYTFPSDTFIRREVERSKAIGLNGIRPHIKVPIPRKLYWADKLGVLIMADLPNYQDPRNERSEVESEYTLREMIKRDYNHPSIFSWVVFNESWGLRTDIPTASGNTRKVFQPDEQQYAAGMYYLTKSLDTTRLVDDNSIHSYWCAEHTVTDLNSSHDYLMGVEWEHRLKVRSDQSHLGSTFQYADGFVQGNVPSINAECGNVWGYEGTTGDVDWSYDYHRMMNTFRKYPKMAGWLYTEHHDVIKEWNGYWRADRSLKFTGVDELVEGMTMNDFHALVYLSTGNEICQTVPAGATVDVPLYLSSMTEQDLGDSLAIRYELQLTNTLAETSLVSRGTRNTAYRPYIQDSLSPLALQMPEQKGLAILKLYLDDAQGNTVHRNFMHFEVVDGANPADVQTITVGPADFSEQQWSQQQWAVLDGKKVNGTGSGHFTYTFALPNDLAISEATDAYFLAELSAKQLFIKDLTDAEKQARGLDLDYRKYPDSNPNAYPMSDEMMFPSEISISVNGRVLTTVMLPDDPADHRGVLSWHHQSIPEPEKDQHDLDNWWYTLSGTLHEAGSYGYLTKVAIPLDILRQAQADSGTLSVQIQTRGEGGVAVYGQSFGRYPLDPTLVLD; encoded by the coding sequence ATGCTTTCTAAAATAGTATACTTATTTGCCTATTTCTCAATACAGTTGCTCTCAGTAAGTGCCCTATCACAAGACATTCCACTTCCCGAACATCCGCGACCGGACTTTGAGCGTCCGCAGTGGCAGAACCTGAACGGCACCTGGCAGTTTGCCTTTGACTCACTTAACCAAGGGTTGTCCGAACAATGGTTTGCTGAGAATAAGGCGTTTGACGAAAAGATCACAGTGCCCTTTCCCTGGGGCTCACCGCTTTCGGGTGTGGAAGATCAAGCCGATATTGCTTGGTACCAGCGGGAGATGACCGTTGATCCTGCCTGGCAGGGGCAGCGCACCTTTATCGTAATAGGGGCTTCGGACTGGCAAACCGATGTGTGGCTCGATGGGCAGCATGTTGGCAAACACCAGGGTGGGTACGTGCCTTTTTCCTTTGAGCTGACCGAACATCTTACCTACGGTCAGCCCCAGCAGCTGGTGATCCGGGTAGATGATGCCCCCCGGGCCTTTGCCCTGCGGGGGAAGCAATTGTACGGCAATGCCAAAGGCATCTGGCAAACAGTGTACTTAGAAGCCAGAGGAAGTGATTATCTTGATCAGGTGCAGTTCACACCGGGTATTGACCGCCAGAAAGTCATCGTTACGGCCTACTTGCCTGATTACGCTCAACGAGACATTCCCCTCTCGCTGCGGATTGCTACTGAAAGTGAACCGATTCGGATCGATACGCTAATTAGCGCAGGGCAAGAACAGATAGAATTTTCAGTGCCCATTCCCCAGCCCCGTCTATGGTCGCTGAATGATCCGTACTTGTATACCGCCGAGGTGACGCTGGGAACCGATACAGTACGAACCTACTTTGGAATGCGAACGATTTCTATTGAAAATCTGCCCGGTACCGACTATCCGTACGTGGCTCTCAACGGCCAACCGGTTTATCTGCAAATGGCCCTGGATCAAGCCTACCATCCCGAAGGCTTCTACACCTTTCCTAGTGATACATTTATCCGCCGGGAAGTAGAGCGATCCAAGGCGATTGGTCTCAACGGTATTCGTCCCCACATCAAAGTACCCATTCCCCGCAAGCTGTACTGGGCCGATAAGCTGGGAGTGCTCATTATGGCTGACCTGCCCAATTACCAAGACCCACGTAACGAGCGTTCGGAAGTAGAGTCAGAGTACACGCTGCGAGAAATGATTAAGCGAGACTACAACCATCCATCGATCTTTTCTTGGGTGGTGTTTAACGAGAGCTGGGGCTTACGAACCGACATACCTACCGCCAGTGGGAATACCCGCAAAGTATTCCAGCCCGACGAGCAGCAGTACGCCGCCGGGATGTACTACCTCACCAAGTCGCTGGACACCACTCGGTTGGTAGATGATAACTCCATCCACAGCTACTGGTGTGCTGAGCATACGGTTACTGACCTAAATTCGTCGCACGACTACCTGATGGGAGTGGAATGGGAGCACCGCCTAAAAGTACGCAGCGATCAGAGCCATCTGGGCAGCACCTTTCAGTACGCCGATGGATTTGTGCAAGGCAATGTGCCGAGCATTAATGCTGAATGTGGCAATGTGTGGGGCTACGAAGGGACTACCGGAGATGTGGACTGGAGCTACGATTACCACCGCATGATGAACACCTTTCGGAAGTACCCCAAGATGGCCGGATGGCTTTACACCGAGCACCACGATGTGATCAAGGAGTGGAACGGTTACTGGCGAGCCGACCGATCACTGAAATTTACGGGGGTGGATGAGCTGGTAGAAGGTATGACGATGAACGACTTTCACGCGTTGGTGTACCTCTCAACCGGAAACGAAATCTGTCAGACGGTGCCGGCCGGGGCTACCGTAGATGTGCCGTTGTATTTATCCTCCATGACCGAGCAGGACTTAGGTGATTCGCTGGCTATTCGCTACGAGCTACAGCTTACCAATACCCTAGCAGAGACTTCGCTCGTCTCGAGAGGCACCCGGAACACGGCCTACCGTCCGTACATACAAGATTCATTATCGCCCCTTGCCCTTCAGATGCCTGAGCAAAAGGGGCTAGCTATCCTGAAGTTGTACCTGGATGATGCTCAGGGCAATACCGTTCATCGCAACTTTATGCACTTTGAGGTAGTAGACGGAGCGAACCCCGCGGATGTTCAGACTATTACGGTAGGCCCCGCCGACTTTAGCGAACAGCAGTGGAGCCAGCAGCAGTGGGCGGTGCTTGATGGTAAAAAAGTAAACGGCACGGGCAGCGGGCATTTTACCTATACCTTTGCCTTGCCGAATGACCTAGCCATCAGCGAAGCAACCGACGCTTACTTTCTGGCGGAGCTGTCGGCCAAACAACTGTTTATCAAAGACCTGACTGATGCAGAAAAGCAAGCCCGAGGGCTGGATCTCGATTATCGTAAGTACCCCGATAGCAATCCCAACGCCTACCCTATGTCGGACGAAATGATGTTTCCTTCTGAAATCAGTATCTCGGTAAATGGTCGGGTATTGACCACCGTAATGTTGCCCGATGACCCCGCCGATCATCGGGGCGTGCTTTCCTGGCACCATCAAAGTATTCCTGAGCCAGAGAAAGATCAGCACGATCTGGATAACTGGTGGTACACTTTATCAGGAACACTACATGAAGCTGGTTCTTATGGTTATCTAACCAAGGTGGCTATTCCGCTGGACATACTTCGGCAAGCACAAGCTGACTCGGGTACGCTTAGCGTGCAAATCCAAACCCGAGGCGAAGGCGGGGTAGCGGTGTATGGTCAATCATTTGGACGCTATCCGCTTGACCCCACGCTAGTTTTAGACTAA
- a CDS encoding leucine-rich repeat domain-containing protein — protein sequence MNKRLAATLLSFWLSVITCPLLIAQSTGNELSPKAIAEYQEQSKELVSFLEYMMNFLGNPEATTQQKETIITQSYLKAFRDEDVQVEDDLAEDRSVVTNKNVQAYLKDIDFFFQEAKFDLSVDDVSYYVNNGKKFFRVTLSRNLQGTTVDGDTVNANQIRYVEINLNESEKDLKIASIYTTKLSEREELANWWSEVSTPWQQFFKAQVGAQDWDSVNYRMLREIVRLDEIDISGNQAVYSLEPLGKLIDLRYLNISDTRLDDLYPLRNLTKLEVLDCSQTSVSDLSPLKYATSLREISCEHTRVGDLSVLANFTKLEKLYCSHTYVNQIPVLKGLQDLRCASTAITSIEPLASMRKLVYLDASETSISDLQPVASTASVTWLNLENTPVINLAPLQALVNLETLVINNTPVENLEALNGLPKLQKVYCDNTPIKKPEANRFMAINPQVLVIYASEQMLDWWQALAPEWQEIFGKYVSLETVNKENLAQVANLAEIDISDHPSVQTLEPLAALTNLKILRCQNTNIRDLTPLEGMVNLEQLNLAGTEVDSIGALSSARNLKILNFDQTQVRSLSPLNSISGIQRLSCENTPIEPDTIRQFIREHPKTIVIYKTEQLSLWWNALSPAWKKELKEQVVVGDIPDREQLHELAFLSSLTIEDNSRINSLAPLSEFVRLTELTLTGTRVADLSPLSDMQTLRALICARNPIRSLEPLSSLTDLVYLDFQNTPVEDLRPVRDMISLETLKCSGTQVDKLKHLSSLINLRQLECYNTDVKKLKHLRDLNQLEMLRCYNTRISEREVRKFRQAHPDCEVVYY from the coding sequence ATGAATAAGCGACTCGCTGCTACCTTACTGTCATTCTGGCTAAGCGTAATTACTTGCCCTCTCCTTATCGCTCAGTCAACCGGAAATGAGCTTTCGCCCAAGGCAATTGCTGAGTACCAAGAACAGTCGAAGGAGCTAGTGTCTTTTCTGGAGTACATGATGAACTTTCTGGGTAATCCCGAGGCAACTACCCAGCAAAAAGAAACCATTATTACCCAAAGTTATTTAAAAGCTTTCCGCGATGAGGATGTGCAAGTTGAAGATGATCTGGCCGAAGACCGCAGTGTGGTCACCAATAAAAATGTACAAGCCTATCTGAAAGATATTGATTTTTTCTTTCAGGAGGCCAAATTTGATTTGAGCGTAGATGATGTGAGCTACTACGTAAACAATGGTAAGAAATTTTTCCGAGTAACGCTGAGTCGCAATCTACAAGGTACCACTGTAGATGGCGATACAGTAAATGCTAACCAGATACGCTACGTAGAGATTAATCTGAATGAGTCAGAAAAAGACCTAAAAATTGCCAGTATCTATACCACCAAACTCAGTGAGCGGGAAGAGCTAGCCAATTGGTGGTCGGAAGTATCAACCCCTTGGCAGCAGTTTTTCAAAGCCCAAGTTGGTGCTCAAGATTGGGACTCGGTTAACTACCGAATGCTGCGAGAAATTGTGAGATTAGATGAGATTGATATTTCGGGCAATCAGGCAGTGTACAGTCTGGAGCCACTGGGCAAACTGATTGATTTGCGCTACCTGAATATTTCTGATACCCGACTGGATGATCTGTACCCGCTACGGAATCTCACCAAACTGGAGGTGCTTGATTGTAGTCAAACCTCAGTATCAGACTTATCACCGCTAAAATACGCCACTAGCCTGCGAGAAATTAGCTGTGAGCATACGCGCGTTGGTGACCTGAGCGTATTAGCCAATTTTACCAAGCTAGAGAAGCTGTACTGTAGCCACACCTACGTGAACCAGATACCTGTACTGAAGGGCTTACAAGATCTACGCTGTGCCAGCACGGCAATCACCAGCATAGAACCGCTGGCTTCTATGCGTAAGTTGGTTTACCTCGATGCCTCTGAAACCAGTATTAGCGATTTGCAACCGGTAGCAAGTACGGCCAGCGTTACCTGGCTCAACCTGGAAAATACTCCGGTAATAAACCTAGCACCGCTACAGGCACTGGTTAATCTGGAAACCCTCGTCATTAATAATACTCCTGTTGAGAACCTCGAGGCATTAAATGGTTTGCCTAAACTGCAAAAAGTATACTGCGATAATACGCCGATTAAGAAACCTGAAGCTAACCGCTTTATGGCAATTAACCCCCAAGTGCTGGTTATTTATGCCTCCGAGCAGATGCTAGACTGGTGGCAAGCCCTAGCCCCTGAGTGGCAAGAGATTTTTGGGAAATATGTGTCGTTAGAAACGGTTAATAAAGAAAATTTGGCTCAAGTGGCTAACTTGGCGGAGATAGACATTAGTGACCATCCTTCGGTGCAAACGTTGGAACCGCTGGCAGCCCTAACCAACCTCAAAATATTGCGCTGCCAAAATACTAATATTCGCGACCTAACGCCACTGGAAGGGATGGTGAACCTGGAGCAACTAAACTTGGCAGGTACTGAAGTGGATAGTATTGGAGCGCTGAGCAGTGCCCGTAATCTTAAGATACTGAATTTTGACCAAACCCAAGTTCGCAGTCTTTCGCCACTTAATAGCATCTCGGGTATCCAGCGGCTTAGTTGCGAAAACACTCCTATTGAGCCGGATACAATCCGGCAGTTTATTCGGGAGCATCCCAAAACCATCGTTATTTATAAAACTGAGCAACTGAGTTTGTGGTGGAACGCACTCTCTCCGGCTTGGAAAAAAGAATTGAAGGAACAAGTAGTGGTAGGCGATATTCCTGACCGAGAGCAACTACACGAATTGGCGTTCTTGAGTTCACTGACAATTGAAGATAATAGCCGAATTAACTCCCTGGCACCGCTAAGCGAATTTGTTCGGTTAACTGAGCTAACGCTTACGGGTACCCGGGTGGCTGACTTGTCGCCTTTGAGTGATATGCAAACCCTTCGGGCGTTAATCTGCGCTCGTAATCCTATTCGTAGCTTAGAACCACTTTCTTCCCTGACTGACCTGGTTTATCTCGACTTTCAGAACACCCCGGTAGAAGATTTGCGCCCAGTGCGGGATATGATATCATTAGAAACACTGAAATGTTCGGGCACTCAGGTAGACAAGCTGAAACACCTCTCTTCCCTAATTAACTTGCGACAGTTGGAGTGCTATAATACCGATGTGAAGAAACTGAAGCATCTTCGTGACTTGAACCAGCTAGAGATGCTACGTTGCTACAATACTCGGATTTCGGAACGAGAGGTGAGAAAGTTTCGTCAGGCCCACCCCGACTGTGAGGTAGTATATTACTAG
- a CDS encoding LamG domain-containing protein, which produces MKKLDFWLLSFTIGVVTFTTACEEPTLEEMNSGVSSDTTSVGEEERVVNDSVSTKTGLLAYYPFNGNTNDESGNNHHATATGGEFATDRSGNTNKAFRLTSKSDALDIDDIANEQLSVSMWYYYEGTESFWNTLLYGNNSRHHLLVSHSDNHGSKGEIGTYAPGFQQSDYVLKEKQWYHIVLVKDGSQTKLYVDKTLVMETTDFSNADHPLTVIGNFDAGNGTQGALGKLDEIRIYGKVLTSNEVEYLFSK; this is translated from the coding sequence ATGAAGAAATTAGATTTTTGGCTCCTTTCGTTCACTATAGGAGTAGTCACATTCACTACAGCGTGTGAAGAACCCACTCTTGAAGAGATGAATTCAGGTGTTTCCTCGGATACAACATCTGTTGGAGAGGAGGAGAGAGTAGTAAATGACTCAGTATCCACTAAAACGGGGTTATTGGCCTATTATCCATTCAATGGAAATACGAATGATGAGAGTGGTAACAACCACCACGCTACGGCTACTGGAGGTGAGTTTGCTACAGATCGTTCGGGTAACACCAACAAGGCTTTCCGTCTCACCAGCAAAAGCGATGCACTCGATATCGATGACATCGCTAATGAACAACTTTCGGTATCTATGTGGTACTATTATGAAGGGACCGAAAGCTTTTGGAACACGTTGTTGTACGGCAATAATAGTCGTCATCACCTGTTAGTGAGTCATTCAGACAACCATGGCAGCAAAGGGGAGATTGGTACGTATGCCCCGGGTTTCCAGCAGTCAGATTATGTGCTGAAAGAGAAGCAGTGGTATCATATCGTACTAGTCAAAGATGGTAGCCAGACTAAACTGTATGTAGATAAGACCTTGGTAATGGAAACAACGGATTTCAGCAATGCTGACCATCCGTTAACAGTAATTGGTAACTTTGATGCTGGCAATGGTACTCAAGGCGCACTAGGTAAATTAGATGAAATCAGAATCTATGGTAAAGTACTTACCAGTAATGAGGTAGAGTATCTCTTTAGTAAATAA
- a CDS encoding YihY/virulence factor BrkB family protein, whose product MKLFFKDTWMLIRETAQKLQEHDPVVYAAAIAFFTVFSLPSVLIIIAQTLGTILDEELVRNQLADQVSGLIGAASTEEVIKIIQNRGWNTSNLFVNILSIIFLLISATVIFGFVQKALDTIWGVKPKPKKGVIKFLRDRLLSFSLIVILGFLLLVSLIIDALTSIFRDFLNSVFINEFTVYIIQVASGIASLMIVSLIFALIFKFLPDAKVRWKDVSVGALVTGILFTIGKFLIGLLLANTRVASTYGAAGSLAGILIWVFYSSLLLLVGAMFTRVYAAKLGERITPKKHSVRVVTKEVEMGD is encoded by the coding sequence ATGAAGCTATTTTTTAAGGATACCTGGATGCTAATACGGGAAACTGCTCAGAAACTACAGGAACATGATCCGGTAGTATATGCAGCAGCTATTGCTTTTTTCACGGTTTTCTCTCTACCCTCAGTCCTTATTATTATTGCTCAGACGCTGGGTACTATTTTAGATGAAGAACTAGTGCGAAACCAGTTGGCTGACCAGGTTTCAGGGTTGATTGGCGCAGCCAGTACCGAAGAGGTTATCAAAATTATTCAGAACCGAGGTTGGAATACGTCTAACCTCTTCGTCAATATTCTAAGTATTATTTTTCTCCTGATAAGTGCTACGGTTATCTTCGGGTTTGTGCAGAAGGCACTAGATACCATCTGGGGAGTAAAGCCAAAGCCTAAGAAGGGGGTTATTAAATTCCTACGTGACCGACTGCTATCCTTCTCACTCATCGTCATCTTGGGTTTTCTTTTATTGGTATCATTAATTATTGATGCTTTAACATCTATCTTCCGCGATTTTCTTAATTCAGTTTTCATCAATGAATTTACAGTATACATCATTCAGGTAGCGAGTGGTATTGCATCACTAATGATTGTTTCTTTGATCTTCGCACTGATTTTTAAGTTTCTGCCTGATGCCAAGGTTCGTTGGAAAGACGTTAGCGTAGGTGCGCTAGTAACGGGTATCTTATTTACTATTGGCAAGTTTCTGATCGGTCTGCTACTGGCCAATACCCGCGTAGCCTCAACCTACGGTGCTGCCGGTTCGTTGGCGGGTATTTTAATTTGGGTATTTTACTCTTCGCTGCTATTACTGGTAGGGGCCATGTTTACTCGGGTATACGCCGCCAAGTTGGGCGAGCGAATTACTCCTAAAAAACATTCGGTACGGGTGGTGACCAAGGAAGTAGAAATGGGTGATTAA
- a CDS encoding YybH family protein gives MLAIRTYVSLFLLLVNCTSQPEEVPLTTATNDEQAITQVSAARAEAFNQSDAAGIAKYFTSDALLMAPGKSVMVGRDSVQAYYQAIFDQYQPVLKSHYEEVSIEGDLAYGRGEATVTLTPNEGGKPTTSTSKYLNILRRQPNVAGRPPTIFGIAMLQKLSNALTFSRILGDFPQATASEQVVNHPFLLPWSPPVPNVF, from the coding sequence ATGCTTGCTATTAGAACCTATGTATCTCTTTTCTTGCTATTGGTCAATTGCACATCTCAACCTGAAGAAGTACCGTTAACCACTGCCACCAACGACGAGCAAGCCATTACCCAAGTGAGTGCTGCCCGAGCTGAAGCTTTCAACCAAAGTGATGCGGCGGGCATTGCTAAGTATTTTACCAGTGATGCTCTTCTGATGGCTCCCGGTAAATCAGTAATGGTCGGGCGGGATTCAGTGCAAGCATACTACCAAGCTATTTTTGATCAATACCAACCGGTACTGAAAAGCCATTACGAGGAAGTCTCAATTGAAGGAGATTTAGCCTACGGACGAGGTGAGGCTACTGTGACTCTGACTCCGAACGAGGGTGGTAAGCCGACTACTTCTACGTCTAAATATTTGAATATTCTTCGCCGCCAGCCTAACGTAGCTGGAAGACCACCCACGATATTTGGAATAGCAATGCTACAGAAACTAAGTAATGCTCTTACTTTCAGTAGAATTCTTGGCGATTTCCCTCAAGCAACTGCCTCCGAGCAGGTAGTTAATCACCCATTTCTACTTCCTTGGTCACCACCCGTACCGAATGTTTTTTAG